Proteins encoded within one genomic window of Anas platyrhynchos isolate ZD024472 breed Pekin duck chromosome 28, IASCAAS_PekinDuck_T2T, whole genome shotgun sequence:
- the CCDC43 gene encoding coiled-coil domain-containing protein 43, producing the protein MAAPSAAAATATAAGIGGGGGGFEPWLAARLEALGLDRAVYGAYIAGLLREEEGDEERLEALRGVLAACLEEDLLNDVCREVVEKWSESQIVDAKEKKEDEIQAIASMMEKQAKIVVKPKEISQEDKQRKAALLAQYANVTDEEDGDDEQDGSVGTAVNIGSEKSLFRNTNVEDVLNARKLERELLRDEFQKKKEQDKLQREKDKLAKQERKEKEKKRTQKGERKR; encoded by the exons ATGGCGGCGCCcagcgcggcggcggcgacAGCGACAGCGGCAGGGATCgggggtggcggcggcggcttcGAGCCGTGGCTGGCGGCGCGGCTGGAGGCGCTGGGGCTCGACCGCGCCGTGTACGGAGCCTACATCGCGGGGCTGCTCCGCGAGGAGGAGGGGGACGAGGAGCGGCTGGAGGCGCTGCGCGGGGTGCTGGCCGCCTGCCTG GAAGAAGATCTCTTAAACGATGTTTGCAGGGAAGTAGTCGAGAAGTGGTCTGAATCTCAGATTGTTGACgccaaagagaaaaaagaag ATGAGATCCAAGCGATTGCCAGCATGATGGAGAAGCAGGCCAAGATTGTAGTGAAGCCAAAGGAGATCTCCCAGGAAGATAAGCAAAGGAaagctgccctcctggcccaGTATGCCAACGTGACGGATGAGGAGGA TGGCGACGATGAACAGGATGGATCTGTTGGGACAGCAGTAAATATTGGATCAGAGAAAT CGCTGTTCCGAAACACCAACGTGGAGGATGTCCTGAATGCCCGAAAGTTGGAACGGGAGCTGCTGCGAGATgagtttcagaagaaaaaagagcaagatAAACTCCAGCGAGAGAAGGATAAGCTAGCCAAGCAGGAgcggaaggaaaaggagaagaaaaggacacaaaaaggAGAGCGAAAGCGATAG